One window from the genome of Bacillus tianshenii encodes:
- a CDS encoding acetoin reductase — protein sequence MTDKKVAIITGSGQGIGKGIAQRLANDGFAIVINDVNQETAEATAKELQDQGKESFAVQGDVSNRDDQFSLVKQTVDKYGRVDVFVNNAGIDQVAPLLEVTEKDLETIYKINVFGTLYGLQAAAEQMKKQDGRGKIINACSIAGHKGYSLLGAYSSTKFAVRGLTQTAAQELAQFDINVNAYCPGIVGTSMWDRIDAKMVEYMDLKPGEAFNKFAEGITLGRTEEPEDVANFVSYLASSDSDYMTGQSVMIDGGIEFS from the coding sequence ATGACAGATAAGAAAGTTGCAATTATCACAGGTTCAGGACAAGGTATCGGCAAAGGGATCGCACAAAGACTTGCCAATGATGGCTTTGCGATTGTGATTAATGACGTCAATCAAGAAACAGCAGAAGCGACCGCAAAGGAACTGCAAGACCAAGGAAAAGAAAGCTTCGCCGTTCAAGGAGACGTCAGCAACAGAGATGATCAATTCTCACTTGTCAAACAAACCGTCGACAAATACGGACGTGTCGATGTATTTGTCAATAACGCAGGAATTGACCAAGTAGCTCCGCTATTAGAAGTAACTGAGAAAGACCTTGAAACAATCTACAAGATTAACGTCTTCGGTACCTTATACGGCCTTCAAGCAGCCGCAGAACAAATGAAGAAACAAGACGGACGTGGAAAGATCATTAATGCATGCAGCATTGCAGGCCATAAAGGCTATAGCCTGCTTGGCGCCTACTCCTCTACAAAATTTGCTGTTCGCGGACTAACCCAAACAGCCGCACAGGAGCTTGCCCAATTTGATATTAACGTCAACGCCTACTGCCCTGGTATCGTCGGGACTTCAATGTGGGACAGAATCGATGCCAAAATGGTTGAATATATGGACCTTAAGCCAGGCGAAGCATTCAACAAATTCGCAGAAGGCATTACACTCGGCCGAACAGAAGAACCAGAAGATGTCGCGAACTTTGTCTCGTACTTAGCATCTTCTGATTCAGACTATATGACAGGACAATCTGTCATGATCGACGGCGGAATCGAATTTTCATAA
- a CDS encoding DUF3895 domain-containing protein gives MLTTKEMFLINEYVQSRNGESFSLMALCDYLIGKGSSKKSYSTGKPVLYGYVAVYLEGLRKKFRTAEVKEDEQKRDITYLFEGQLEELHIQHPDEPLRPKGKHSEEKKEEAEKDEPEEGQLSLF, from the coding sequence GTGTTAACAACGAAAGAAATGTTTCTAATCAATGAGTATGTCCAGTCTCGGAATGGTGAGTCGTTTTCCTTAATGGCATTATGTGATTATTTGATCGGGAAAGGCTCAAGCAAGAAAAGCTATTCAACAGGCAAGCCGGTTTTGTATGGATATGTGGCGGTTTATTTAGAGGGACTGAGGAAGAAGTTTCGAACAGCTGAAGTGAAAGAGGATGAGCAGAAGCGGGATATTACGTATTTGTTTGAAGGGCAGCTTGAAGAGCTGCATATTCAGCATCCAGATGAACCACTTCGTCCTAAGGGTAAGCATAGCGAAGAGAAGAAGGAAGAAGCTGAGAAGGACGAACCAGAGGAAGGACAGCTATCGTTATTTTAA
- a CDS encoding Hsp20/alpha crystallin family protein codes for MTLTPYDPFKQWANMRKDFERFFSELPQAWGDNHLGSIRVDVHETEKEVIAKCDIPGLEKKEDVHINVDNHTLSISGSVNRTTETNENNMYRKERYAGSFQRSLSLPSPVSQDGVKATYKNGVLEVRMPKLTPDTKKKIDVEFN; via the coding sequence ATGACACTAACACCGTACGATCCGTTCAAACAATGGGCCAATATGCGCAAGGACTTTGAACGATTCTTTTCAGAGCTTCCACAAGCTTGGGGTGACAATCACCTCGGCAGTATCCGTGTCGATGTCCACGAAACAGAAAAGGAAGTCATCGCCAAATGCGACATCCCAGGCCTGGAGAAGAAAGAAGACGTCCATATTAATGTCGACAATCATACCTTAAGCATCAGCGGTTCCGTTAACCGCACAACCGAAACAAACGAAAATAACATGTACCGCAAAGAACGCTACGCCGGCAGCTTCCAGCGTTCCCTTTCCCTGCCGAGTCCTGTCTCACAAGACGGCGTCAAAGCAACATACAAAAACGGCGTCCTCGAAGTACGCATGCCTAAGCTCACACCTGATACGAAGAAGAAAATTGATGTGGAATTTAACTAA
- a CDS encoding N-acetyltransferase, with protein MDILIRQERNTEDNKTEEIIRRAFLNEEFSDQQEHLLVKRIRKSDAFIPELSLVALTQDKEIIGHVLLSKIKIGDAAHKVDSLALAPVSVAPEHQNKGIGSKLIQTALQKATDLGYHSVIVLGHEGYYPKFGFKPASLWKIQAPFEVPDEAFMALELTEGALENVQGVVYYSEAFLE; from the coding sequence ATGGATATATTGATTCGGCAAGAACGCAATACAGAAGATAATAAGACTGAGGAAATAATTAGAAGAGCGTTTCTAAATGAAGAATTTAGCGACCAGCAAGAACATCTACTTGTTAAGAGAATTAGAAAGTCAGATGCATTCATTCCTGAACTGTCCTTAGTCGCATTAACTCAAGACAAAGAGATTATTGGTCATGTCCTTCTGTCTAAAATAAAAATTGGTGACGCTGCGCATAAAGTTGATTCTTTGGCACTGGCCCCAGTTTCTGTTGCTCCTGAACATCAGAACAAAGGGATTGGAAGCAAATTAATTCAGACTGCCTTACAAAAAGCAACAGACCTTGGGTATCATTCAGTCATTGTTTTAGGGCATGAAGGTTACTATCCTAAGTTTGGGTTTAAACCCGCTAGCTTATGGAAGATCCAAGCCCCATTTGAGGTGCCTGATGAAGCATTTATGGCTCTAGAATTAACAGAGGGTGCTCTTGAAAATGTGCAAGGTGTCGTTTATTATTCCGAAGCTTTCTTAGAGTAA
- a CDS encoding Rpn family recombination-promoting nuclease/putative transposase, with protein sequence MTTVYQDHDRWFKELLGTFFEEFFAAFFPHVSEAVDFEATTFLSEELFTDILEGEKRRVDLLAKVRLHQDEAIVIIHVEPQSYKQEAFNERMFVYFSRLYEKHRKPILPVAVFSYDENYEERDTFEVIFPFKEVLRFAFDKLELRKLNWRDYLKAPNPAAAALLSKMNYSKAERVQVKKEFLRMLVKMELDDARMTLITGFFERYLKLNPQEETELQTEITTLPEEEEEAVMKIETSWHKKGREEGIQEGRQEGRQEGRQEGLREGLQEGKQEGLREGIQAVARKMLQEGFVVEQIMKITDLSEEEIEKLKEE encoded by the coding sequence TTGACAACTGTATATCAAGATCATGACCGTTGGTTTAAGGAACTGTTAGGCACGTTTTTTGAAGAGTTCTTCGCTGCGTTTTTTCCGCATGTGTCAGAGGCCGTTGACTTTGAAGCGACCACATTTCTGTCGGAGGAATTGTTTACGGACATACTAGAAGGAGAAAAGCGCCGTGTAGACTTATTAGCAAAGGTGCGCCTGCATCAGGATGAGGCAATTGTGATTATTCATGTTGAGCCGCAAAGCTATAAGCAGGAGGCCTTTAATGAGCGGATGTTTGTATATTTCAGCCGCTTGTACGAAAAGCACCGCAAGCCGATTCTGCCAGTTGCTGTGTTCAGCTATGATGAGAATTACGAAGAGCGGGATACGTTTGAGGTCATCTTTCCATTTAAAGAGGTGCTGCGCTTTGCTTTTGATAAACTGGAGCTGCGAAAGCTTAATTGGCGCGACTACTTGAAAGCCCCCAACCCAGCCGCGGCGGCATTGCTTAGTAAAATGAACTACAGTAAGGCTGAACGCGTTCAAGTGAAGAAAGAATTCCTGCGCATGCTTGTTAAAATGGAGCTGGATGACGCAAGAATGACACTCATTACAGGCTTTTTCGAGCGATATTTGAAGCTCAATCCGCAAGAAGAAACCGAGCTTCAAACCGAAATCACCACCTTACCCGAAGAAGAGGAGGAAGCTGTTATGAAGATTGAAACATCTTGGCATAAGAAAGGGAGAGAGGAAGGGATACAGGAAGGCAGACAGGAAGGAAGACAAGAAGGAAGACAAGAAGGATTGCGAGAAGGTTTGCAGGAAGGAAAGCAAGAAGGGCTGCGAGAAGGAATACAGGCAGTAGCGCGGAAGATGTTGCAAGAAGGTTTCGTTGTTGAGCAGATTATGAAGATAACAGATCTGTCAGAGGAAGAGATTGAAAAGCTTAAGGAGGAATAG